GAACTCATAGAATAGATTTGGACATCCTGCATGATTATGATCCTCAACTATTTTTCGACAACTTGGAGCTTTTTGTTAATGAACTGAGTAGCGTTGAGTATCTGGATCTATTTTTATCTTGCCTCCACGAAGAAGATGTCTCTGAAACGAAGTataaagaaactttgaatttgacctccaaagttgaaaactTAACACTCGAGCATTCGCAGCCTCCAGTTGGAAGCAAGGTAAACAGAATTTGCGAAGGTATTTTAACTGTTCTTCTAAGACCTGAGTATAGCAAGAAATATTGGCAGAGTATTCTAACTGCTTATGCTTGCCAAAACCCACCTAATTTAGAGGATGCATTGAGATTGATTGGATCTTTTACTGAAGAGTCAGAGATCGAAAAATCTGTACAGCATCTGTGTTTTCTCCAAGATGTAAACAAGATATACAACATTGCTTTATCTTTGTATGACATACCTTTAACTTTGATGGTTGCTCAACAATCTCAAAAGGATCCCAAAGAATACTTACCATTTTTGCAAAATCTGCATGTCCAACCACAATTAAGAAAAGAGTTTTTAATTAACgatcatttgaagaattacGAAAAGGCCCTGCGCTCACTCTCTAAAATTTCTGCTGAGGAGCAACAGGATATTGAGGAGGAGATCATTGATTACATTGTCAGTAAGAAGTTGTTCCAATATGCATTAAATCTTTACCACTATGATAATGAAAAGAGCAGGAAAGTGTTGGAAAAATACGCCGATTATCTTCATGGAACCCAGGAGTTTGTCGATGCTGCTATCACATATGAGATGTTGGGAGACAAAGATTCCGCTTTGGAAGATTATATTCTGGCCAAAAGATGGCAGGAAGCCTTGAGTATCGCTACTACACATGTGGAAGCCCAACCCCAGCTTAAAGATATTTGTGAAAGGCTGATTGCTGGACTGAATGATATGCATGATTATTCCAGCTCAGCAGAAATTGAGCTAAAGTACTTGAATAACGTGGAGGAAAGTCTAAGGCTATTTGGCAAAGATTATCAGTTTGATCGAGCCATCTTGACCTGTgtagatttgaaaagaCCTGAATTGATAGAAAGTATAATCGATCCTAGCATCAGAGAAGGATTTGGAATAGTTGCAGAATTGCTGGCCGATTGCAAAGGTCAAGTTAACTCCCAACTGAATAGATTAAGAGAACTGAGAGCCAAAAAACAGGAAGATCCCTATGCTTTTTACGGTGATACCATGGAGCAAGACACTCCTGATAATGTGTCCATTGCAGCATCAGAAACATCGACTAAGGAATCATTTTTCACTAGGTACACAGGAAAGACTGCAGGAACAGCCAAAACTGGAGCCTCAAGGAAAACAGCCAAAAACAGGAGGCGAGAGGAGCGAAAGAAGGCCAGAGGTAAGAAAGGTACTATTTATGAAGAAGAGTATTTGGTCAAATCTGTTGGCAGACTTATTGAACGACTGGAGAATACCGAAGCTGAAGCAGTACGGCTTATTGAGGCTCTAATTAGAAGAAACATGAGAGAGCAGGCTTACCAAATACAGAAGCAGTTTGTGGAAGTGTTAAACTTGCTAAAGGCTAacattcaagaaatttacgacatcaaagaaaaggacAGAGAAAGGGTGGATGATAACGGTATGGTTTACTATGTGCCCGAGATTCCGGTTCCAACTATCCGAGACTTTCCCGAAAAGCTTGTATTGAAATTCTAGACGCACGTTCTAGAGTTGCGTTCCATGGTTTTTGAGAGAATCTGTGGCTAACTGTATTTTTAAATAGTTTTTGAGTTGGATAggtaaatttttcaacagaaatGGTAGCTGAATGCAGGGATCCATCATAATCATTAAAGGTATTACGTAATTGTTTTCCGATGAACAACCATTCGACTTCATTTCTCTGATTACTTGCCAGATCGACGAGATTGTCAGCACGATGGAGACCAGGATTCAAATCTGGAATCATCAGAAGCAGCCTGCTTCAAGCtgattgaagaatataATGGTGTCTGGATTGGACCCTGGGAGAAGATCATACTCTTAACTACTCTTGAGATATCCAATAATAAGCCACGTATCCTTCATTATGTATCTATTATCTTTTAATAGTCGCTATTACCCTTCGATCCTAATTTCtgactctttttcaaacttcAGCTTTCAACATTCACCCCTAACACTCTCCTTAACTTTCTTGATTATCTAATCCATTCTCAGAATAATCCAGCATATGCGTATTATCATATATGTAAAGTGATTTTCGCTGGCTGATTCGTTCCACTCACTAATGTGTATTCCAGTTATTTTTGGATGTAAGTAGCAACGATCCCTTACACGGCAAATACTAACGAAGCAGTCGACGATTACGATGGAAAGATGTCAGACCTAGAAGGGCATCACTACTATTGTTCCAGGTGCCACAATGTTTCTATGGAGGCCATTAAGCATCGAAAGTTCTTCTCCTTATTTTGGATCCCTGTAGTGCCAATTCACCTGAACAAACGGTTAAAGTGTTCAATCTGTGGGGCATATAGGGATCTTCCAAAGGAGGAGGTAAAAAGAATGATAGCGGAGAAGGTTTAGCTATATACTAATGAACTATGTCAAGGGGCTTACCAATACTTTGTAGAGATGCCTGGATAATGTTAGAACttggaaaaacaaaaaccTGGAGAACCTCATCAAGTATTCGAGCCAGAAGCAAAGAACCAGCAAAAACGCAGCTTGCTGTTCAACTTTTACTCTTCCCATAATCTTTCTCCTATTTGTTCTTGCCCAATCAAGAATTGGACGCTTATTCGTATTTTTATTAGTTTTGAGGAGTAGTAAGACAATGTGTATTCCAGGAGTTCCTATTCCAGGTCCAGTTATGTTCTTCATATTCGGGTTTCCCGAGTTTGACAGCAACATAAAGAAATATGAAGGTGTCAAGCTCCATTGCGATAGATGCAATAACGATTCCATGGAGGCTATACGTCATAGAAGGTTTTTTTCCATGTTTTGGATCCCGTTTCTGCCGTTACATTTCAGCAAGAGAATAAAATGCACCATCTGCGGGTCGTTTAGAGATGTCTCCAAAAGTGAGATTGATCAACTGTTCAAGCGTTAATTACCAGTATCAAGAATAAACACTGCATGTTCGAGGTTTCCCCACCTATGAGAGGATGTGGTCATTGGAATAAATGAGAATGGTGGTGCTGGTACGCAGATTATTTATCTGTATCCGCCCATGAACCCCAGTAGGTTTGACGCAATTTTCGCTAAGTAACCAGCTTCAGCTTGCTCCAAATCTCAGGATTATTATTCACAACTTATTCTGTTATGACGCCCCAAAAACGGCAATTGGACGACGAGGTCAACGAAACCAAGATTGATTTGGGTAAGAAGAAACAGGTCACTGTGCGCAACTTTAAAGGAGTTAAACTGGTGGATATCAGAGAGTTCTATACTACTTCAGAAGGGGAACTAAGACCAGGAAAGAAAGGCATATCTCTGACTGAAGAGACCTGGAAAACTCTCGTCGATAACATTGGGAAAATTCAATCTGCTCTGGACCTGTTGGATGGTGAAAAACCGGGTGAGGATGactcaaagaaaaagacaaaGGTGAAAGGAAACTCCATAGTTACATCGGAAGATGATGCCGAAATTGAAGCCCAAATTAagcaagaaattgaagacaAGCAATAGTTTACTGTTATAGTAATAAAATGATGGTTAGCATCACACTTACCTGGAGTCGTCTAGGAATCGCTTTTATCGCCGCCTGGTCGTTTGTTGATTGAAGTCAGTTGCTTCTTCTAAGCAGGCAAAAGAGATCACTCGCGCGATGATTTCTCTTATCAACTAAATCGACCAATATTGCTTGCAGTTTTCTTATTAGCTCTAGCCAATGTCCAAACACGATGATTCAGGCTCCGAAAGGGATGCCTTAATCAGGGAAGACGAAGTAGTGGATGCGATGGGCATGGTACACGATGACTCTTCGCAGCCGCAAAGTCACTTGGCAGATTACGTTGTTGACCATACCATTCATAAACACCAAAGGCGCAAGAAATCACTTGCACGGCGGTATAGCATGGGACCTAATCGTCCATCAACCGCTCGCACACAGTCGGCTTCCTCAAGTGGGTCTCCTAGTCAAACTACTAGGCCCAGTTTTGCAGAAAAATGGGTAAAAAGACACTCCGTAGCAAGCATCCCCCCACCCCAGTTCCACCACGAAAGACAGAACTATGGATCAGTTGCCGGTATTGACGCTAACGGCAGTGCTAGGATTGATCTGGATTTACTGAACACTAGAAAGGAGTCGCACAACtcaatatttgaagaaagtgatgaGCCATTTGAGTTCAGTGATTCTAATCCTTCCTCTCGAAGATCTTCTACTGGatcatctttgaatgacGTTTGCTTCCCGGTAGAAGCTTTGGATGAGCAAGGTCAGCAAAAAGTTTGGCCGGATATCCAGGTGTTGGAAGACTTTGCCAAAGAGGAGTCACTAACTGATATAAACGCAAACGAGGAACAGAGTTTCAAGGCTCCTGATAATACTGATGTTGGATTTCAATATCCTATAGTTACATCGATCGATACGGGTGCTGTACCTTCCCCGCAACTGCTTCGAAGATTGGGATCGTCTCGTGTTGATGAAACGGAACCTATCAATGGAAGGCTGAGACCCCCCAAAGTGAATCCCTGGAAACAACGCAAGTCAAGTACCTCTCTACAAAATTTTCCCCATAAAGACTCTCGGGTTCTATTTGAACAATACAGATTCACGTACTTTCGGgaagatttggaatcaaCAGTCCATTCTTTATCGATCTCTGGTTTGGTTCAGGAGGAGAACATGTCTTTTGATGGCTTATTCAATTCTGCAACTTATATGAAGAAATTTCGGGCCGCTAATTCCAAGCCACCATCAGTGAATAACCTCAATATCTCAAAGTCTGCGACTCCAATCCCAAATAGTGATTCTGGTGCCGATGCAGATACCGATAGCAGAATCATTCCCTTCTGGCTGGATGTTCTTAATCCGACCGAAGAGGAAATGAAGGTGATTTCCAAAGCATTCGGTATTCATCCTCTAACAACAGAAGACATATTTCTTGGTGAAACAAGAGAGAAGGTTGAATTATTCAAAGAGTATTATTTTGTCTGTTTTAGATCCTTTGACATTGTTCAGGAACGTTATAAGAGGCGTAAAGCAGCTGCAAACTCCAAGATTTCCCGTCCTAGAAGTTATAATGAAGTTAGTGAAGAGAACACGGGCGTCGCTGGAGTAATCAATAGACTATTTCACAAGAATCATGGCTACGTGGAATTGGCGGACAACAGATCAATTGTTTCTGAGAGTACGAGTTCATTATCATCTACCAATACCAATATCAGTTACAGAACCAAAAAGATAAAAGAACGTaaaaacaaacaaaaaggAGGTTACCGACATAAACccaaagaaggagaacTCGAACCACTAAACATGTATATCtgtgttttcaaagatgcAGTAATTAGCTTCCATTTTGCAGCTACCCCACACCCTGTCAACGTCAGAAGACGAGCCCGTTTATTGAGAGATTACCTGACCGTAACATCAGATTGGATTAGTTACGCCTTGATCGATGACATCACCGATGCCTTCGCTCCAATGATTGAGAGCATTGAGGATGAGGTCAATGAGATAGAAGATGCTATTCTTTCGCTGCATTCCTTGATCAATGACAGTTCTTCCTCGGACGAAGATGATTCTGATCTTGAAAACCTCACCTCCAGATCAGAGACAAAGactttatcttcaaagctgTCAGGTTCTTCTAACTCTACTAGCTCTAATATAGTGGGGTGGAAGCGCAAGGGTGATATGTTGCGGAGAATTGGAGAGTGTCGTAAAAGAGTCATGTCACTGCTGCGACTTTTGGGAAGTAAAGCCGATGTAATCAAGGGGTTTGCTAAGAGATGCAACGAGAAGTGGGATGTTGCTCCCAGATCCGAAATTGGAATGTACTTAGGAGATATCCAAGATCATATTGTTACTATGGTCCAAGCTTTGAATCACTACGAGAAGTTACTAGCAAGATCACACTCGAACTACTTGGCTCAAATCAACATCGATATGACCAAAGTGAACAATGACATGAACGATGTGTTGGGAAAAATTACCATCCTAGGTACTGTTGTCCTTCCAATGAATATAGTTACTGGTTTGTGGGGAATGAATTGTATTGTTCCCGGTCAGGATTATGATGGACTTGCATGGTTTTGGGGAATTACGTTGGGAATGTTTTCATTTGCCACGTGCTTATATCTCTATGCTAAGAGGGCTACAGGTATATAGTTTGTTCGTCGTTGTGCTTAGATTTTCTTCACCACCTTTTGTAATGTAATATATACCTCATTGAAGGTCTGTCAAGTAGTTGCTTGGTGCAAGTCCGACGTCTCCTGTTCGAAGTAATTCAACCATCCACCATCCATCTGGCTGCATGTTCAATACCAGCATGATATccttcttttggaaagaaaccTCCCCGGCAACATCGGCACGATAACTGTAAAGAGCCCGGGAGTACTTGAGTACCTGATGACCAGAACTAGAAATCTCAGGCAATCCATTGACTCCTATAAACTGGTTCAGAGTTGTAGCAGACTTCGATCTACGATAAGATGGTCTCTTTTCCAACGGGGTTTGTGACTTGATTGAATGTGAATCAAGATGCATTGACATCGGCCTACTCGTATTTGAGCTTTTTCCCAATGACTGTCTCAGTTTATTCATGTCACCATTTCCTCCCAGATTTAGATCTTCCAAGTACGACTTTAAAAGGTCCTGCTGTAACTGAGGTGGACCTTTTTGGGAATTCTCAGCAAGAGGCTTGGTTTGTTTGGAATGATCATATTGAGGGAATTGGTGTGAATATTGATGTGAAGAGTTCACTGCTGGTGTTTCAGAATGTTTACTATTCTTTTGAGCTTCCAATCGTTGGTACATCAAAcggcttcttcttctagtTGGGGAATTCCAGCTTTTTTGAGAACTCTTGGAGTAAGTGGTTGGTGTGGTACTACTGGAAAAGATCCCGCTCTCGGTGGTTGTGAATTCGGTATTTGGTGGTGAACTGGAAAGAAGTGTGGGAGACGATGGAGGGTCCAAGCGGACATTTCCTGATAAGCTTAAAGACTCTGGCCGTGTTTTATACTGTTTCATGTTATCATTATGGCGGTCTTCAAATGCAGCTCTGTTTTGGTCTTCCAGGGTAGGATCAGATGGGTTTACTATGTTTCGTTTCGAATAACTATCTGATAGAGGTAGAGTATCCATTGGATTCAGAATGTTAATATTGGAGGTTGccaagattttgagttcttcttcctgCTCATTATGGTAGAACTCAATAAACCTTGGAGAAGAGTAGATTGTTGACCCCGTTGCTTTGAGATCCACAAATTCTTGAATTACTTGTTTCGACTcacatttttcaagagatACTCTCACATTTTCTGCTGAGGAATCATCTGAAAGACATGTAGTTGAAATAACGTTTGCAAAAGTCCAGATGTTTGACTTCATGAACTTGATACgttcttcttccagttgTTGTAAAGTAACTGACGCTAGGCCCCATTCCCTAATCCACATTTCATTCAACTCTGTGAGCTCCTTAACATACTCATAGTACTGGCGTCTATGATGATTAAGGTTGACTTTcagttttggaatttttgCTTCTAGTTTCTCCAGTTCCCGTCCATCAGCTAGCATTTTCTGAGATTGGTAACCCTGAAGTTTTTGACAGTCTGCAAgatattttttcttggaatgCTCCAGTTTTTGAGTGACAACAGATCGATACTTGcatattttttccaaattcaaCTCAATTGGCTTCCTTTTGGCGTTCCAGGAAGAGATGAAAGTTTCCAAGGGCCCAGAAACCTGAGTGGATATCTGGTCAGCCTCGGCCAGATGACTTGCAGCTATTTGTCGGCTCTCTAACGTCAACGTATGGAGGGCATCTTTCAACGATCCGAACTCCTCTGAACCTAGGTACTTTTTGCTCAACGATCCAAGCTTACGAGAGTACTCTTCCTCCAACtggattttttctttgtagtAACTGTACAGCTCTTCGCACGATTTTCTGGATTTGTTTAGTTGGTCGATGACAATTTGGCTTCCGTGATCATTTTTGCCCCAAAAGTTATTGGCGTATGTTCCATCGGTGGGAACGGGCATCTTGGGGATTCAAGAACTGAGAAAGCAATTGCAAGAAACAGGAAATACAGAGCTGTGTTTTGAGTCTGTGGGTGGTCCTGGGAAACTTTGATGGAAACTTCCTATTTGGGGTAAACATAAACACATAAAATAAAACTGTCTCGATTAGGAAAGAAAACTCAACAGGAACATACATTAGTCCCTACTAACTAAAACACAGCTATTAATCCATTAAACATTAAACCACACACACCCAATCTTCAATAAATAGTAGAACGACTTTTGTATGGGCGTTCGTAAAAGTAAAGTACACTGTTTCCAatgaaaacttggaataACACCTGGACGGCACAAACACCCACTAGGAAGAGTAGAAAATACATGAGGTTGTAGTTGTCCAATGCATGATTGATGAATGAATTGccttcaaaattgtctAAGTAGTTGCCCCCCGTAGCGTTGAAAACCTTGAAGCTACCAGTAACCGTGGCCCAGTACAAAATGTTCACAAGAGGAACGGAAATAAAGGGAGCTCCAATAAAGTAAAACTTAGCTTGCAGGTCGCTGAAA
This window of the Komagataella phaffii GS115 chromosome 2, complete sequence genome carries:
- a CDS encoding Putative magnesium transporter gives rise to the protein MSKHDDSGSERDALIREDEVVDAMGMVHDDSSQPQSHLADYVVDHTIHKHQRRKKSLARRYSMGPNRPSTARTQSASSSGSPSQTTRPSFAEKWVKRHSVASIPPPQFHHERQNYGSVAGIDANGSARIDLDLLNTRKESHNSIFEESDEPFEFSDSNPSSRRSSTGSSLNDVCFPVEALDEQGQQKVWPDIQVLEDFAKEESLTDINANEEQSFKAPDNTDVGFQYPIVTSIDTGAVPSPQLLRRLGSSRVDETEPINGRLRPPKVNPWKQRKSSTSLQNFPHKDSRVLFEQYRFTYFREDLESTVHSLSISGLVQEENMSFDGLFNSATYMKKFRAANSKPPSVNNLNISKSATPIPNSDSGADADTDSRIIPFWLDVLNPTEEEMKVISKAFGIHPLTTEDIFLGETREKVELFKEYYFVCFRSFDIVQERYKRRKAAANSKISRPRSYNEVSEENTGVAGVINRLFHKNHGYVELADNRSIVSESTSSLSSTNTNISYRTKKIKERKNKQKGGYRHKPKEGELEPLNMYICVFKDAVISFHFAATPHPVNVRRRARLLRDYLTVTSDWISYALIDDITDAFAPMIESIEDEVNEIEDAILSLHSLINDSSSSDEDDSDLENLTSRSETKTLSSKLSGSSNSTSSNIVGWKRKGDMLRRIGECRKRVMSLLRLLGSKADVIKGFAKRCNEKWDVAPRSEIGMYLGDIQDHIVTMVQALNHYEKLLARSHSNYLAQINIDMTKVNNDMNDVLGKITILGTVVLPMNIVTGLWGMNCIVPGQDYDGLAWFWGITLGMFSFATCLYLYAKRATGI
- a CDS encoding Bud neck-localized, SH3 domain-containing protein required for cytokinesis; this translates as MPVPTDGTYANNFWGKNDHGSQIVIDQLNKSRKSCEELYSYYKEKIQLEEEYSRKLGSLSKKYLGSEEFGSLKDALHTLTLESRQIAASHLAEADQISTQVSGPLETFISSWNAKRKPIELNLEKICKYRSVVTQKLEHSKKKYLADCQKLQGYQSQKMLADGRELEKLEAKIPKLKVNLNHHRRQYYEYVKELTELNEMWIREWGLASVTLQQLEEERIKFMKSNIWTFANVISTTCLSDDSSAENVRVSLEKCESKQVIQEFVDLKATGSTIYSSPRFIEFYHNEQEEELKILATSNINILNPMDTLPLSDSYSKRNIVNPSDPTLEDQNRAAFEDRHNDNMKQYKTRPESLSLSGNVRLDPPSSPTLLSSSPPNTEFTTTESGIFSSSTTPTTYSKSSQKSWNSPTRRRSRLMYQRLEAQKNSKHSETPAVNSSHQYSHQFPQYDHSKQTKPLAENSQKGPPQLQQDLLKSYLEDLNLGGNGDMNKLRQSLGKSSNTSRPMSMHLDSHSIKSQTPLEKRPSYRRSKSATTLNQFIGVNGLPEISSSGHQVLKYSRALYSYRADVAGEVSFQKKDIMLVLNMQPDGWWMVELLRTGDVGLAPSNYLTDLQ